The nucleotide window CTATTCTCAAGTTCCTTTAACCACGAAAGATTGCAGAGAAACTACAGACTTACAAAAGTAAAACACTAGATCATATTAGTTAAAAGAAGTTAATACAAAATCTGGAAAAAGAACATCCCAAGCAACTGAAGCCTTAACTTTTCACCCCAAAATAGAAGATGAAAGAAAGCAGCAATCTATATCTATCTAATGCTTTCAAAAATTGAGATCCTCATTACAGCTCGTCCCGCAGTGGTGATAGAAAGGAGATCCAGTTTACCACCTGTTCTTGGGTGGTTTGACTTTATAAATTCTAACTATCCAATTAGAAGTCGTGTACGCCTCTTCCAAGTACTCAAGCTTGATGTCCTTGTTCCCTATTTCAACTCCCCTAGCTCTATCATATCTGGGCCATAAAGAGACATTGGAAAGACAACAGTAAATCACTTCGAAGGATTCCAATAATGTCTGTAGATCTACAATTCATCACTTAAGCCACAACACTTCCAACACCGATTTGCCAAGTATTAAAACACATGCATCGTTTCAGGAAACCAATTAAATTgccaaatcatttttttttcatttgcatATACACGCATATGAAAGCGTCTAAAATGTTTCCGAGCTTCAGTGATACTCTTTTGATAACCAAGAAATCCCCAAGGACCAGCTGGTACAAGACTCAAAAATCGGTGGATAATGGGTCCGCCCCTCTATCCCTCTCCACTTAAATACTAGGCTTTTTTCTGTGTTAGGGTTCGAACATGTGATGTATGCCAAACCCACATATCACGCGTTGTGCTCTTACAATTGATTTCTCAAACACAATTTTTCTAAGAaaactatttttttcaaaatattaaatcaACATCTGACAAAACAAAACCTACAAAAGACAAAGAATCTCACTGAAAACAgcaaatttataaattcatgttAACCCCTGTCAAAAGTCTTTCGTGCCTTAAGCGAAGGAGCGAAGAATTGGATCTCATAAAGGGGAATATAAATATTTGCCTTGGCTCCCTGTCAAGCAGCTTAAGTTGGGTCTATCACAATGTGAGAGGCTCGAAAGCCAGGCAGCTTCATTTGTTCAACCAAAATTTATTTTATGTGCGTCTTTTCTCATCCCCACCCTACTGCTTGTTCCAAAAgcaggaaaaaaaaaagggaagttaaaaactgcttaaaacaagccaaaagcaatAGACTAATGAAGGGACTAAAATATCCATCACAAAACCAGGCAAGTGCAATGATGCTTCTAATAATCATGAGGAATGCTGAGGTTAGCAACTTACCCAGGGGGCTTGCCATATTCTGTAGTCAGCTCCCCAAAGCGATAATAAGATAGCTTGTACCTAATCATGAAACATCAGTTGTATAAAATCAATCTATGCGTGCAAGATAAAGGAAGAGATTTTGATAGTATAGAGGCATGAACAATGACCCaaaaaaattgaacaaaaaaaaacttcagaaccaaaatattttaaaaagtttCCAATAAAATGTGGTAACCTGTCTTGACGGGACCAAAATACTGTTGGACAAGGAAGAAACAACGTGCACAATGAGTCATGAGATTAAAGGGAACTCACATTAGACAGTTCAACATCTTAGGGGCAGCACCTTTATCAACACGATACTCGCCATTAACAAGGTAATCTGGTTCTTTGATGACAGGAAAAACTCCACCACCTATTCTCACCATCCACAAGAATCTAGCATGAAAAGGATGAGTGCAACCAAATTAGAATGAAGTCACAAGATACAACCAAcattaagaaagaaaacaaggatAGATGAAATCAGCATATTCAGATGAATGAATATTTGATAAGACATTTTATATGCTTACACAGGATAAAAAAGAAATGTGAAAAGAATCTCATGTAAGCCTGATAATAAGAGGGAATagtatttttaggattaattaaagaaaataagatgCAACATGAGGAGAAAATTAGCAACCCTGCTTTTTAAATCAACAAACTCCTTACTTGTTTATGTCATCCGATGAATACCCAGTTACACCTCCAAACACAACCAATACATAATCCACATCCAGTGATCTCATTATCTCATATGCTTCATCCTCATAAGATGACATCGCTCGTCCAACTGTAGCTATATGTGTGTTGTTCCAGGTATTATTATCTACAATGACAGTCCTGTTTCCCATGGCAGTGATCTGATAACCATAATCCCACCAAGACATCACCTTAGCATCCGAAGGAGTGTTCTGCCTCAGCCAAAAATATGCTTCACGGTAGTCATCGAAGATAACCCTATTCCCATGGGCACCCCTTGCAGCTAGGACAATGGAGGGGGATGAGTATGCCTCTGATGTCACCCAGGTACAATGGATTGCATATCTAGTCAGCAAATAGAAAGCACCAACAAGCAATGCAATTGCTCCATTTTTTTGGTAGGGCAAAGATTGATCAAGCGCACCCTGTTTTAGACACAATCATTTAAAAAGCAAGTTACTTATTGGCTACAGTGGGAAAATAGTTCCAAAACACAATTGTGGTGAAATATGCCATAACCACAGAACCTCTTTTATAAGCAACACCAACTTGGCGAATTCTTTTACAATATCActtcattttgaaagaaaatgaaGGAATTGATAAGTTGAATCATACACTAAAACAGTTAATTGCACGCACAAACATTAAATGACATTTCCCTTCACCACTCATCTACTAAATACCAAGGATAAAGAATACTTTGGCAAATATATAATTCTACTTTTTAATTCACTTTCCATAACCTTTTTAGTATAAGTAATTTAATATAGCGTATAAAAATTTTGAATTCCAGCCTCACCCCATCTTCCATACCAATCAGCAGTTAGTTCACGCACTGAACACTTTtctggaaaaaaaggaaaaagataagcAAGGAGAATCCTCACATCAAGAATAACCGAATCAGCCCAGACAATGAGGAACAATAACGGTAATATGGCTTGCTTCTagggtaaaaaaaaaatacagataACTTTGTCAAAGAGTTGGTATGCGATAACACGTGGAGTAAAACGTTTTTACACTTAGTTGCTCCACATTATTGGATCAGACAATAGCCCAAACCCTAAGAGGGATTTGCACAGAAGCAGACAACAACAGAGCTAAAGTAGGTCAAAGTCAAAATAACTGCTAATGTTAGCTAACATTTATGAAATTTAGTCCTCACTAGTCACTAGATGTCAATTTAGTTGCTTGCACATAGTAAAACCTCTTGGAACATACACACATTATGCAAGGAAGTTAAATTACCAGACACTGTCTGTCATACCATTTTAGAGAATTTGAGTTAAGAGGCTAATccccaaaaaaaagagaaagaaagaaagtgacTAATATTTCTGTGAAGGCAGCTTGTTTCAAACTTGCAGTTGAAGAAGCAAAAACATCAAAACGTAGCCATTTCCAAAAGAGATCTTCAGACAAGAGCAGTCAGACAAATACAACAAATATCTTCGTTTCTCCATTTCTTTGTTGGATCACTTTAAAAGTGGTCAAACTATACGACATCATTTCCCAATCAAGTTGTGCTTGTTAAATGAGTCCTAAACTATTTAACACACCAAAGATTCCATTCCTGATAATTTAACTAGCTGCTTGTTAAAAAGATATATAGGCTCATCACGTAACTTGAAGTACAACGAAAAATTACAAACAAATCATATTTAGTGATGCTACCTTTGAGGAAGTCTTTGCACTAGTTGTTCCTTTACCGGAGCCACCTTGAGTAGGTTTAGTTTTTGTCCTCACCAACTGACTTAAATTCTTGATAGTTGCTGAGACAGCAATAGCACTGATGAGGCATACTGCAGGTGTGGCAACAAGAATCAATCGAACCATGACACCAGCGAAGTACATGCTGGTGAGACCGTACATCACGATAAATATGGTAGCATCTGATAGTCGTTTGAAGCAGAAATACAGACCCGCCGGGAAAAGGATTAGCAATATATGGAAATCAAACATGAAAGATGACCATGCGGTTGGCTGATGCTCAGAAACAGAAGCAATAATGGGAATGTGGTCTTTCGCGTAAGTTGGATCCAGAAGTGAGTAAAACCGGCCAGTCCATGGAGAGATATAACCAGAAGCAGTGCCAACTCCAAGAGCAATGGCACCCACACTTATAGCACAAGTCAATGTTATCCTTAAGAAAGCTTGAAATAACTTCTGATCATTCAGTAGATGTTTTACCCAATCCAAGAAATAAAACACCTTCAAGAAGATAAACACTTGGTATTCAAAACCAGCTGTATCCTTTCTCACACAGCTTCAGCAAAATGCTAACAGCAATTATCAGTCATGagcgaagaaaaaaaaaacagaacagGTGAAGAAGCTAAAATGTCCTGTGAGACAAATGTCTATCCTCCATATTAGATTCTTACGAAGAAAAAATTGAACAATGGAGAGAGGAAAAAAATCTACAAGCTGAGGAGAAGAAATCCTCCTAAAGGAGTTAAATAAAACAATACGAACTCCCGTCAAGGACCCCAGAAAACCATAGGAGTTGTATCCTTAAAAGCGCATAAAGCTACGGACTACATAAGAAAACATGAATGACTACTTTGCAATGATATAAAACGATATAAAAGAAACACaattcacttttatttatctGTTTCCATCGGAATAGCAGAAGGGACAAAAGGAATACCTGCATCAAGAAAAACACTCCCATTGCTGCCATATGTTCTCCGGACTGTACATGCTGAAAACCCACAAAACGAATTTGCATGGCTAGCAACATTCCTAAAATGTACATGCAGTTGTAAGCAACATATAGCCTCATTGAATATCTCCCAGTAACCAAGAGTACCAGCACATACAGTGGGATTAGATTAATGATAAAGATATAACCACCCCAAGCTGAAACCATGTAGAAGTACCCAAAAGCTGAGGCCAGAGACCAAGCAAGTGAACCTCCCTTCACTGCCTTAACGAATAAATAGAAAGTAAGCAACAGAGCAAATATTGCAACTGCTTCATTGTCATATGATCCAGCCACCGACCTTGAGATGTAACCAGGGCAGATAGCAATCAATGCTGCAGCCACAAGCCCGGCACCCGAATCCCATAACTCTTTCCCAAAGAAGTAAGCAACAAGGGTTGTGTTGGAAGCAAAGAACGGCGCTGTAAGCACACAAACCTCACGAATATGGACAGCAAACCTGGGAAAGAATGTCATATTTTTAGCTCACGAAGAAGACGGTggaatttttttctttatcttaacAAACTTGACAAAAATCTCCAGATTTTCAAAACTACTACTACtacgcctcagtcccaaacaagcCGGGGTCGGACATATGAATACTCACTGACCACGTTACTCCATTTAAACTCATCTCATGCCAATATTacacaaatacaaataaaaaagtaTTAGAAGTTCTGTATATTCTCTAAACATATAAACTctgagacaaaagtagtataCTCAAAATTTGGCTAATTTAGCAAAGATCGCCATTTGCACTCTCAATTTGCAATTTAAAGGTAAGTAATTTTGAATTATGATTAAACTTTGCTCTCTATGTCTCATTCccaataaaataatttctctctcAGTGACTCATCATTCAATTTTACGTTTCCTTAATTTATCTAAATTTGGTCTATAAATCTCCTCTCTCGTAATCCTCACACGGTGCGTCCTCTTTCACATTTTTCTTAAAGAATTACACCGATAAGTCCTCACCTGAAAGTTCTCTTTCGGTAATAAAATGCAGAATATTAACAAAAAGCAATACCTGAGGAATCTCAGTACCCAGTAGATGAAGGCAGCAGTGACCATAAGGCCAGGGTAAAGCGTACCCCCAATGATACGCCCAAGGGGATACCAACTCTCCGAGTCAAACCAGTTCCAGAACTCGTAAAAACCTTTCTGAGTCAAGTACAAAGTCGTTCTGTAATTGAAATAGGGATCGAATTCGTGGATCATGCTCTCGTATCTTAGCACACTGAATAGCCGAGTGATAAATGCCAAAATGTAGACGAGGCATAGGATCGAAATCCGAATCAGCAGCTCCTGTTGCTTCGTCTTAAGCTTTAGGGATTTGAGTGAGAACAGTGACTGTGGTGATGAGAGCAGATCCGTTGCTTTCTCCATTTTCGCTACCATTTCTGATTAGATCTACTGCTGAATTGAACTGAAACTGAAAAGACTGAGATTTTTTTATTCTGACTGATCTAGTTTTTGgttgatttttcttccatttaaGAGTTTGGATCAAAGCGCAAACCCTACTGAAACGTTAGTCGTAGTACTGTATGAATCATAGAGGGATCCGCAGAGCAAGTATCGAGTCTGAGGAATCGACAACGTGGAAAAAACGATGACATAAAAAGAGGACTTTTACGAGGTATTTTGTCAATGGGCTTATATTCAGCTTAATCTTCTCTTTAGGCCCAATTGCCATTTCCGAGAAAATGCTGTTTTCAAAATAATAGACGGAAGAATATCACGCGGACACTATTCATGTCAAAtgtttaagttatttggattgtatgtaaataattttaaaatttatattttctcagtaaatatagataatcattgaatattaactacatgaaaaaattaaccatttcttctatttttcttttttgatagcaTTCTTGTCGGTGTCATTTGATCCTAAAAATAGTGagaaagcaaaataataactcatatttattgcaaaacaatcaaatgttgaaACAATGAATAACTCTTTTGATAAGACTTAACTCTTTCACTACTACTTGACCCATTATTTGatgtgttgatatctcttaaaaatatttcttttttaaaatatcagtgtctaaaacattatttttcaataataattatttatataataatgtaattgaaaatattattcgtaattcaaaactcattttagttggctatctaatatataaaaaattctttagctagtgatTTTTTTTACTCCAAATTGATATCTGATATTAATCATATTAAATATccgagttatttgaattatatataaataaccttaacatttaaatcttctaaataattatagataatcgtcagttattaattaagaaatactacatgaaaaaagaTTAACATTTTCTCAAtactcgtagtgataattttattttcgCACTATTCTCATAGATGcctttggaacctaaaaatagccacaaagtgaaataatgactcatatttatggcaaagcatAAAGGTTGATACGATATAAACGACTCTTTGATAATGACGTGACTCTTATACTacaacttgaactcttatttggtatgatattatctttcaaaaaatatttctattttaaaatttcaatttctaaaactttatgtatattataataatgattatATTTATAATGATGTAAGTGAAGatatttaaaattcactttaatcgtctatctaaaaatttaaatgattatttgaccgaatttatttcagtatgactccactttaagtttatcgatatctctagtcccagaatttgaatttttaataccctatatatacaaaaaaattgttctttgaatcattaaatgttatattagttgattattattataaaacattgcatatattgtcttaaaattatcAAATAGTTCATTTTTCGACATCATATTTGGCTTAatctcaatgcaaactactcaaattgcatttcaattcaaactcgaatatcatatcagtttgttagtaataataatttttttaaaacgacACATAgtgtaaaaattttaaaaacaaatctaagatatccttatcttataatccatgtatttgagttgaaaaaaaaatatttgaaattgataagactaactttcaaatttcttatactcaacaaagatgaaacataagaagaaatttgttgtcatcttttatttatgatttttagatctttctaacatttttttcaatatttattttcttttatcttattttttgtgtcattatttcttttgttgcagaaaattaatttatttcactataaaaggatgagttttaataaaaactgtctacatatgaacttaattatatttttagtatttggttgaaattatttcatatttttcttttggctttatttaatcagcctaaataggtgatcacccgaccacttaaattaaaaaattgaatggtgtgtaatttatatataattcatatataatatgtgtataatcgtgtgttgtcggtatatcatctatttatattagctataaaaagtaaacaataaatatggccggatattatgtaaatattccataagatttcagTTTTTTAAGTTTATCtatgatataacttctattataataattttaaaactctctactaatgttcaaaaatatcttatttttttattattttgaattaaaaaaaaaagtaaagagttttttcgaaataatttgtttacaattttaaaaaaaatatttcacatcataccatttttttctttatatatactctttgttacacttaaaagtcactatagaaactatcaattagaaaccaatttctcgcttgttgagtttgaaaaaaaactttcacctgatctaatgattcaaaactaaaattcttcaacgaaaaaaatattatacccttgcaatattggcttgactacagctaaatgaaggTGTTTCAGCTTTTACTCTTCAATTTCTTGAAcatgctaaattgaaattaatgatagcaattgtataaccaaagttttgttatttgtttgatgtccatttatgcaaattgactcttcaaacaaatattcttcaagaagaaaaaagaaataatttttttaatattgactaattttgtgatgtttctttctccagcatgtatgtttattttattatatatgtaagtaaacttttatttgattttgtaaactcttttttgttatttatataaacatagacgtgtaccctatatattacatttattttaaaagaattttgttttattcaaatctagctatagtatttcaaagaactatacttacagaatattaaatgtgaaagagttttatatttatatagagtagttttttttctgctagaggcgaagtagtatttaattaattagaaaaaataacaaaagttcctaacatgattgcatatgatcattaaccgaattaagtatgataacatgataaaaaaagataaattttatttttaatttaaattcgaattttagaactttatctataaattcaaaattatcttttaattcaaattttgtatatatatatatataatatttgtatttaactaaaatagtcaaatatagaataaaattaccatatactattgacatttattagcttgccacttggcttaaccataatgtcaattatatatggtaactttcttgctttatatatatatatatatatatatatatatatatatatatatatatatatatatatatatatatatatatatatatatatatatatatatatataatgaatattatatacaaaaattatataaattttatatactttttcggccacagaatgtaaatagtttctggcgtgggctaaaagtgataatatctcatttccaaaacatgaaagaTCCAAGCCAAGCTTGTGGAAATTGTACAATTTTCATGTGGCGCCCAGTTTTGTGCCACCGATTGAATTTGTACGCAAGTTTAACTGATACCCAGTTTTTTAGTAACTccaaatacatatatttttctcttcttctccatTGCTACTTTTTCTTTGTGTTTAGGGTTTCTTCTTATTATTTGCAAAATAAGTTTGTtaattttattgttgttttaataATTTGATGGTGGGGATTTGTTCTCTATGATATTTGAAAGTTGTGTTTCAAATGTGAGTTCAATTGGAGTAGATTTGGGTATTGAGTCGTGTGTTGGATTGTTGAAATTCAAAGAACAAGTttatgttcaaaacttcaaatgTTGAATATGATTTTGAATTTAAAGTTGTCTCAAGTTGTATTGAAAAATTGAACTACTTAAGATTTCAGATTTTGAATGTGATTTTAAATTTGAGGTTGCACTGAAAATAGAACTGCTTAAGATTTGAATTTCTGAATTTGCAAttgaaagatagaagaacttcAGATTCGACTTTGAAGAGATTGAACTACTTAAGATTTGAATTTCTGAAGTTGCCGTTGAAAGATAGGAGAACTTCATATTTGATTTCTAAAGTTACATTGAATAGATTTAACTACTTCAAATCCGAGCGAATACACTTTGTAAATTTTTGTGCAATGCGAATATAAATTTAATGGTGGCCCCAAAATAGGTATATATGCAAATGCCCATTTAAATTTGAGGTGGAAATGACACTGATAGCCACTTGTAGCACc belongs to Nicotiana tabacum cultivar K326 chromosome 6, ASM71507v2, whole genome shotgun sequence and includes:
- the LOC107830994 gene encoding dolichyl-diphosphooligosaccharide--protein glycosyltransferase subunit STT3B-like; this encodes MVAKMEKATDLLSSPQSLFSLKSLKLKTKQQELLIRISILCLVYILAFITRLFSVLRYESMIHEFDPYFNYRTTLYLTQKGFYEFWNWFDSESWYPLGRIIGGTLYPGLMVTAAFIYWVLRFLRFAVHIREVCVLTAPFFASNTTLVAYFFGKELWDSGAGLVAAALIAICPGYISRSVAGSYDNEAVAIFALLLTFYLFVKAVKGGSLAWSLASAFGYFYMVSAWGGYIFIINLIPLYVLVLLVTGRYSMRLYVAYNCMYILGMLLAMQIRFVGFQHVQSGEHMAAMGVFFLMQVFYFLDWVKHLLNDQKLFQAFLRITLTCAISVGAIALGVGTASGYISPWTGRFYSLLDPTYAKDHIPIIASVSEHQPTAWSSFMFDFHILLILFPAGLYFCFKRLSDATIFIVMYGLTSMYFAGVMVRLILVATPAVCLISAIAVSATIKNLSQLVRTKTKPTQGGSGKGTTSAKTSSKGALDQSLPYQKNGAIALLVGAFYLLTRYAIHCTWVTSEAYSSPSIVLAARGAHGNRVIFDDYREAYFWLRQNTPSDAKVMSWWDYGYQITAMGNRTVIVDNNTWNNTHIATVGRAMSSYEDEAYEIMRSLDVDYVLVVFGGVTGYSSDDINKFLWMVRIGGGVFPVIKEPDYLVNGEYRVDKGAAPKMLNCLMYKLSYYRFGELTTEYGKPPGYDRARGVEIGNKDIKLEYLEEAYTTSNWIVRIYKVKPPKNRW